The segment GCAAACTAGGGATGCCCGGTCTTCCCTTGGCCCAATCGATCTCGGTCCCCTTGCGTTTATCCGGCAGAGATCAGGATGGAGACGGCGTCGACGATTCCCTCGATATCGTTGCCGGGGGGCGGGCGGAGGTGCAACGGCGTCCGGCATACCGGAGCGCCTATTATGCCGGCGGTTACCCACCGTCGACAGAAGGCGTCTGCACCGATGTCATCTGGCGCTCCTTTCAGGAAGCCGGCTATGATCTTAAGGCGATGATTGACGACGATATCGCGAAAAACGGAAAAGTGTACCCGCGTGTCGGCGGACGTCCCGACCCCAATATCGATTTTCGGCGGGTGCCTAATCTGGTCAATTATTTTCAACGCCATGGGCAGTCTCTGACGACAACGCTGATTCCGGGCGATCTGGAGAACCTTGCCCAGTGGCAGCCGGGCGATATCGTCGTCTTCGGACTGGGCAGGCCGCAGGAGCATATCGGCATCATCACGGATCGACGACGATCTGACGGCGTTCCACTGGTTATCCATAACGGGGGACCAAATCCGAGAGAGGAAAATGCGCTCGTCACCTGGCCGGCGCCGATCGATTATCACTTTCGCTTTCAACCATGAAAAAATCGATGGCGACGGTTCGTCGTCACTCGCCGCCCGATTCTTGGAAAAAACATTGACTCGCCCAAATGGAATGGCAATTCTGGAGCCTCGAAAGCGTAAAATATCACAAACGATAAAAAGACTTACGGAGGTGAAAGGGATGATTCTATCCCAATGGCGACAACCATCGACTGAAGGGGTTGGTCCGATGAGTCCGGTCTACAATCAGCAGGCTAGCGTTGGTTCGCCTCCCGAAGAGGTTGGCGAAGCGAAAGGGCAGCCGTTGGATGCAGGAGAGGCGCAGAGCCTGGTGAAGATGGACTTATTTCACGGTTTCCCGTCCTTTTACGCCGATGGATACTCGATCGTTCATACCGGCGCATTTATGTAAAAAAGTCCTCCCCGTTCTTAAAAGGCGGGGAGGCTTTTACATGTACAATACCTCGCGGCTAACTTCGCCGCCGTCATTGAGCCAAAATCGGCCTGAATCAATACCGAAGGATATCCAGAAACTCCCGTAGTGACTCAAACAGGTCATAGTGAGAAAAAAGCAGGTCGACCACATCTCTGTCCAAGGCTTTTTCCCGCGCTGATTGAGTCAGGATGGTTTCTATTTTGTCTCGTCCCATGCCGGGGCGGTAGGGACGGTCTTCGATCAGAGCGGAGAAGACGTCTGCAACGGCAATAATTCGGCTGCCGAGGGGCAAATCAGAACCGCCGATTCGAAAAGGGTATCCCGTCCCGTTGGGTCGCTCGTGATGAAAGGCGGCCCATTCGGCCAGTTGTGAATAACCGGGGAGACGCTGGAGGATATGGTAGGTGTGATAAGGGTGACGCTTGATTACGTCATATTCCTCCGCCGTAAGGGCGCCAGGCTTTTCGAGAATCGATTCGGGAATGCTCAGTTTTCCCAGGTCATGAAGCAAACCAGCCACTTCGATTTGGGCAATGCCGGACGGGGAAAAACCGGCCAGGGAGGCGAGGTGGACCGATGATGACGCCACCAGGCGCGAATGGTGCAGGGTGAATTGACTTTTTCGATCGATGATTAAGGCGAAGATCATAAAGAGCTTCTTTAAATCGGTGTACTCGCAGGACGATTCGACGATGTCAGGCGAGATCATGCGCAAGGACAGGTCTTCTACATAAGGGGAGGCGAGGTCGAGCCAAAAGCTTTCTCTCCCAGCCAACTCGTGAAGGACTTCTTTCAGTTCGGGGCGGAACATGGTTCCGAAATATGCATTCAGTTGATCCATGGAGCTTTTGCGCTGGTGGAGGATATAGTCCTCTGTGAGAAGGATCTCGAGTCGATCGGCCAGATGGATGATGTCGCTGAGCCGAGTCAAAGCGTTCCGTTCCCTCTGATGTTCCCAGTAATCGTGATGATGCAAGATGATTTTAGCGATGTTTTCGAAGTTTCCAATATCTTTCAGCAGTTCATAACCTTTTTGGCTATGGGCATCTGCGTCCAGCACATGAAAACGGCCCAAGGCTGCCTTCTCGTGGAAGGAGGTGGCCCCGATGTCATGGATGCTGGCGGCGCAATAGAGGTCATACCGTTCTTGTCTCGGCAAGTCCATTAGGGATGCCATGGCGGAACTGATATATGCCACGCGGTTATGATGGTGATTCAGACCTGTCGAGGTGAAGTCTAGCACCATCGATAAGGTGTTCAACAGCGGTGGGAGGTTGATTTTTCCGAGCATTTGTAACCTCCTCATATATGAGAATATGCGTTTTTTTATTTTACCAGTTCTCTTTTTCCCAAGAAATATAATACGCCTAAAGTCGAAACGAAAAAGGTAGTGTCATTTAGGTTTCTACATGGCTACGTTTACCTGGATTTCCCTAAATCGCCGAGGGAAAGGGTGATAGAGCTGGCCTTTGTCCAAGCGCCTCAGGCCTTTTATAACCAAGACATCTTCCAATACAACCTGTTGCAGGGCCGCAACATACCGAACGAGCAGGACATGTTTATGCGGGTCGTGCAAGCCGGACGGGACCGGTACAACGCAGCCATGTACATCGGCAGCAACACCGTCTTCCGGCGGAGCGCCTTGGCGGCGATCGGCGGATTTGCAACGGGAACCATCACCGAGGATATGGCCACGGGCATGCTACTCCAAGCGAAAGGATTTCGCACGGTCTATCTGAATGAGGTTATCGCCGAAGGGCTGTCGGCCGAATCCTTTCCCGATTATATCCGCCAGCGAGTACGCTGGGGAAGGGGCAATGTGCAGACGGCCCGCAAGTGGAATCCGCTGACGATCCCCGGACTGACGCGGATGCAACGCCTCTTGTACGCCGATTCAGTCCTGTACTGTATGTTTGGGAAGGACACTGCCTTTCAGGTGACGCCCAAGGGGGTTACTGGTCAGCGGCGTTTTTTCATGCGCGGCTGGCCATGCCCAATCTGGTCCTGCTGATGCTGAGTCTCGCCGGCCTCATCGCCGGCGGTCTTGCGGGCGCCCTTCTCCTGGCCTGGGAGCCTCCGCGCATGCGCAAGACGGAACGGTTCGAACGCGCCTACCCGGCTGAATTGACCGTCGT is part of the Heliomicrobium undosum genome and harbors:
- a CDS encoding DUF1287 domain-containing protein, with the translated sequence MPVPHARGARRNLLVSLIVILSLGIGSLTWLRFTYPELTLRLNGAINEIWSSKLGMPGLPLAQSISVPLRLSGRDQDGDGVDDSLDIVAGGRAEVQRRPAYRSAYYAGGYPPSTEGVCTDVIWRSFQEAGYDLKAMIDDDIAKNGKVYPRVGGRPDPNIDFRRVPNLVNYFQRHGQSLTTTLIPGDLENLAQWQPGDIVVFGLGRPQEHIGIITDRRRSDGVPLVIHNGGPNPREENALVTWPAPIDYHFRFQP
- a CDS encoding HD domain-containing phosphohydrolase; translation: MLGKINLPPLLNTLSMVLDFTSTGLNHHHNRVAYISSAMASLMDLPRQERYDLYCAASIHDIGATSFHEKAALGRFHVLDADAHSQKGYELLKDIGNFENIAKIILHHHDYWEHQRERNALTRLSDIIHLADRLEILLTEDYILHQRKSSMDQLNAYFGTMFRPELKEVLHELAGRESFWLDLASPYVEDLSLRMISPDIVESSCEYTDLKKLFMIFALIIDRKSQFTLHHSRLVASSSVHLASLAGFSPSGIAQIEVAGLLHDLGKLSIPESILEKPGALTAEEYDVIKRHPYHTYHILQRLPGYSQLAEWAAFHHERPNGTGYPFRIGGSDLPLGSRIIAVADVFSALIEDRPYRPGMGRDKIETILTQSAREKALDRDVVDLLFSHYDLFESLREFLDILRY
- a CDS encoding glycosyltransferase family 2 protein, with translation MIELAFVQAPQAFYNQDIFQYNLLQGRNIPNEQDMFMRVVQAGRDRYNAAMYIGSNTVFRRSALAAIGGFATGTITEDMATGMLLQAKGFRTVYLNEVIAEGLSAESFPDYIRQRVRWGRGNVQTARKWNPLTIPGLTRMQRLLYADSVLYCMFGKDTAFQVTPKGVTGQRRFFMRGWPCPIWSC